In the genome of Neofelis nebulosa isolate mNeoNeb1 chromosome 8, mNeoNeb1.pri, whole genome shotgun sequence, one region contains:
- the RASSF9 gene encoding ras association domain-containing protein 9, with the protein MAPFGRNLLKTRHKNRSPTKDMDSEEKEIVVWVCQEEKIVCGLTKRTTSADVIQALLEEHETTLGEKRFLLGKPSDYCIIEKWRGSERALPPLTRILKLWKAWGEEQPNMQFVLVKADAFLPVPLWRTAEAKLVQNTEKVWELSPANYMKTLPPDKQKRIVRKTFRKLAKIKQDTVSHDRDSMETLVHLIISQDHTIHQQVKRMKELDLEIEKCEAKFHLDRVENDGENYVQDAYLMPSFSEVKQKLDLHSNENQIPDDLTESDGIVHLEEQLAYYRMLIDKLSAEIEKEVKSVCAEINEDAEGAAASELESSNLENVKCDLEKSMKAGLKIHSHLSGIQKEIKYTDSLLQMKAKEYEFLAKEFSSLHLNNKDGCQLKENRGNESEVPNSGGDGPSLTPRALNLYTNDTDSDTGISSNHSQDSETAVGDVLLLST; encoded by the exons ATGGCTCCCTTTGGAAGAAATTTGCTGAAGACTCGGCATAAAAACAG atcTCCCACTAAAGACATGgattcagaagagaaggaaattgtGGTTTGGGTTTGCCAAGAAGAGAAGATTGTCTGTGGGCTAACTAAACGCACCACCTCTGCTGATGTCATCCAGGCTTTGCTTGAGGAACATGAGACTACATTGGGAGAGAAACGATTTCTGCTGGGGAAGCCCAGTGATTACTGCATCATAGAAAAGTGGAGAGGCTCAGAACGGGCTCTTCCTCCACTCACTAGAATCCTGAAGCTTTGGAAAGCTTGGGGAGAGGAGCAGCCCAATATGCAATTTGTTTTGGTTAAAGCAGATGCTTTCCTTCCAGTTCCACTGTGGCGAACAGCAGAAGCCAAATTAGtgcaaaacacagaaaaagtGTGGGAACTCAGTCCAGCAAATTACATGAAGACGTTACCGCCAGATAAACAAAAGAGAATAGTCAGAAAAACTTTCCGGAAACTGGCTAAAATTAAGCAGGACACTGTGTCCCATGATCGAGATAGTATGGAGACATTAGTTCATCTGATTATTTCCCAGGACCATACTATTCATCAGCAAGTCAAGAGAATGAAAGAGCTGGATCTGGAAATTGAGAAGTGTGAAGCGAAGTTCCATCTCGATAGGGTAGAAAATGATGGAGAAAATTATGTCCAGGATGCATATTTAATGCCCAGTTTCAGCGAAGTCAAGCAAAAACTGGACTTGCATTCGAATGAAAACCAGATTCCGGACGACCTGACCGAAAGCGATGGAATTGTACACCTGGAGGAGCAATTAGCATATTACAGAATGCTCATTGATAAGCTTTCCGCTGAAatagaaaaagaggtaaaaagtGTTTGCGCAGAGATAAATGAAGATGCAGAAGGGGCAGCTGCGAGTGAACTTGAAAGCTctaatttagaaaatgttaagtGTGATTTGGAGAAAAGCATGAAAGCCGGTTTGAAAATCCACTCTCACTTGAGTGGCATCCAGAAGGAGATTAAATACACTGACTCATTGCTTCAGatgaaagcaaaagaatatgAATTCCTGGCCAAGGAGTTCAGTTCACTTCATCTTAACAACAAAGATGGATGCCAACTGAAGGAAAACAGAGGGAACGAATCTGAGGTCCCCAACAGCGGTGGGGACGGTCCTTCCCTTACTCCGAGAGCACTTAACTTGTATACAAATGACACAGACTCAGACACTGGTATCAGCTCTAACCATAGTCAGGACTCAGAAACAGCTGTAGGAGACGTGCTGCTTCTGTCAACGTAA